In one Bosea sp. RAC05 genomic region, the following are encoded:
- the thiL gene encoding thiamine-phosphate kinase — protein sequence MTVETRERPGEFELIARHFAPIAGPGGLGLVDDAGLLRPARGYEIVVTADAVVAGVHFFPDDPPGSIARKALAVNLSDLAAKGAKPEGFVLALALPKGWTDSWLAAFAAGLKQAADEAGCPLIGGDTVSTPGPLTLSITAFGSVPAGRMVLRSGAKPGDVLAVSGTIGDGALGLKVHGPAAPPWAAGLSEAHRAALADRYLHPQPRLRLAAGLQAHASAAMDVSDGLVGDLAKLLKASGTGAEVDLDAVPLSEAARAAIMADPALAELAWTGGDDYEILCTASQGEYPALASAAAAAGIALTAIGVVTGATGAVQYREKGGARSFAAGSFAHF from the coding sequence ATGACGGTGGAAACCCGCGAACGCCCCGGCGAATTCGAGCTGATCGCCCGCCATTTCGCCCCGATAGCCGGGCCGGGCGGGCTCGGGCTGGTCGATGATGCCGGGCTGCTGCGGCCGGCGCGCGGCTACGAGATCGTCGTCACCGCCGATGCAGTGGTCGCCGGCGTCCATTTCTTCCCCGATGATCCGCCGGGCTCGATCGCCCGCAAGGCGCTGGCGGTCAATCTCTCCGATCTCGCCGCCAAGGGCGCAAAGCCTGAGGGCTTCGTGCTGGCGCTCGCCTTGCCGAAGGGCTGGACCGACAGCTGGCTCGCCGCCTTTGCCGCCGGGCTGAAGCAGGCGGCCGATGAGGCAGGCTGCCCGCTGATCGGCGGCGACACCGTCTCGACGCCGGGACCGCTGACGCTCTCGATCACCGCTTTCGGCAGCGTTCCGGCCGGTCGGATGGTGCTGCGCTCCGGCGCAAAGCCGGGCGATGTCCTCGCCGTCTCGGGCACGATTGGTGACGGCGCGCTCGGCCTGAAGGTCCATGGCCCGGCCGCTCCGCCCTGGGCGGCAGGGCTGTCGGAGGCGCATCGCGCGGCGCTGGCGGATCGTTATCTCCATCCGCAGCCGCGGCTGCGTCTCGCCGCCGGGTTGCAGGCCCATGCCTCCGCGGCGATGGATGTGTCCGACGGGCTGGTCGGCGACCTCGCCAAGCTGCTGAAGGCCTCGGGCACGGGCGCCGAGGTCGATCTCGATGCCGTCCCGCTGTCGGAGGCGGCGCGCGCTGCGATCATGGCCGATCCTGCGCTGGCGGAACTGGCCTGGACCGGTGGAGACGACTACGAAATTCTCTGCACAGCCTCGCAGGGAGAATATCCTGCTCTGGCCTCAGCGGCCGCGGCCGCCGGCATCGCGCTGACGGCCATCGGCGTGGTGACCGGGGCGACGGGCGCCGTACAGTATCGCGAGAAGGGCGGGGCGCGCAGTTTCGCGGCCGGCTCCTTCGCTCATTTCTGA
- a CDS encoding MFS transporter, with protein MNQHVPVADADALAKRNSVVLACAQALGGASPSIVISLGGIVGSQLVTDQTFATVPVSLMQLGIAVGVIPAAMLMRRHGRRNGYLIGALIGATAASVAAAGASTRLFWLFCLGTFACGLYGAFVQSYRFAAADAATESFRPRAISWVMIGGIAAGVIGPQSVYWTRDLTPAAPFAASFLAQAALALIAMLVILQLRAPPVAQVKASGGRPLPEIMRQPKFIASVTAALVTYGLMSFVMTAAPLAMVGCGHSVGDAALGIQWHVLAMFGPSFFTGRLIARFGKAQVTIAGLLLTALAAVIGLTGLSVAHFWIALVVLGVGWNFGFIGATALVTDCYRPEERVKVQAANDFLVFGSVAIASFSSGGLLHAGGWASVNWLVFPPVAVAMALVLWQARAPGRPPSERDDRHGPAEEKARRRAGSIVRSWAARSAPVVIQAVASWRMRASSWSRTRAGPGRPETQSCSVSVNRPPAAAQASQSNSHSCSTTTGLVGGQRASRPVILKRAVSSRFHDTGSSRTPSSV; from the coding sequence ATGAACCAGCATGTTCCGGTCGCAGACGCAGATGCGCTCGCCAAGCGCAACTCTGTCGTCCTGGCCTGCGCCCAGGCGCTCGGCGGCGCCAGCCCCTCGATCGTGATCTCGCTCGGCGGCATCGTCGGCTCGCAGCTCGTCACCGACCAGACCTTCGCCACCGTGCCGGTGAGCCTGATGCAGCTCGGCATCGCCGTCGGCGTCATTCCCGCGGCCATGCTGATGCGCCGTCACGGCCGTCGCAACGGCTATCTCATCGGCGCGCTGATCGGCGCGACCGCCGCCAGCGTCGCGGCGGCCGGCGCCAGCACGCGGCTGTTCTGGCTGTTCTGCCTAGGCACCTTCGCCTGCGGTCTCTACGGCGCCTTCGTCCAGAGCTACCGCTTTGCCGCCGCCGACGCCGCGACCGAGAGCTTCCGCCCGCGGGCGATCTCCTGGGTCATGATCGGCGGCATCGCAGCCGGCGTCATCGGCCCGCAATCGGTCTACTGGACGCGCGATCTGACGCCGGCCGCGCCCTTCGCCGCCAGCTTCCTCGCCCAGGCCGCTCTGGCGCTGATCGCCATGCTCGTCATCCTGCAACTGCGCGCCCCGCCGGTGGCACAGGTCAAGGCGAGTGGCGGGCGGCCTTTGCCCGAGATCATGCGGCAGCCGAAATTCATCGCCTCGGTGACGGCGGCGCTGGTGACCTACGGGCTGATGAGCTTCGTGATGACGGCCGCGCCGCTCGCCATGGTCGGCTGCGGCCATTCGGTCGGCGACGCCGCGCTCGGCATCCAGTGGCATGTGCTGGCGATGTTCGGGCCGAGTTTCTTCACCGGCCGGTTGATCGCGCGCTTCGGCAAGGCCCAGGTCACCATCGCCGGGCTGCTGCTCACCGCGCTCGCCGCGGTGATCGGGCTCACCGGCCTCAGCGTCGCGCATTTCTGGATCGCGCTGGTCGTGCTCGGGGTCGGCTGGAACTTCGGCTTCATCGGCGCGACCGCGCTGGTGACAGACTGCTACCGACCCGAGGAGCGGGTGAAGGTCCAGGCCGCCAATGATTTCCTGGTCTTCGGCTCGGTCGCGATCGCCTCCTTCTCCTCGGGCGGGCTGCTCCATGCCGGCGGCTGGGCGAGCGTGAACTGGCTGGTGTTTCCGCCCGTCGCGGTGGCGATGGCGCTGGTTCTCTGGCAGGCGCGGGCGCCCGGCCGGCCACCGTCTGAGCGCGACGATCGTCACGGCCCGGCCGAAGAGAAGGCCCGCCGCCGCGCGGGATCGATCGTCCGGTCATGGGCCGCGAGGTCCGCGCCGGTCGTGATCCAGGCCGTCGCGTCCTGGCGGATGCGGGCCAGCAGCTGGTCCAGGACCCGCGCCGGGCCGGGGCGACCCGAAACCCAGTCGTGCAGCGTCAGCGTGAACAGGCCGCCGGCCGCGGCGCAGGCCTCCCAGTCGAACAGCCACTCCTGCAGCACCACGACCGGGCTCGTCGGTGGCCAGCGGGCGTCGAGGCCGGTCATCTTGAAGCGGGCCGTGTCCTCGCGGTTCCACGACACCGGCAGTTCCAGAACGCCGTCGAGCGTGTAG
- a CDS encoding sodium-translocating pyrophosphatase: MSALLIIIVLSALSIAYGVWAYADVMKRDAGNQRMQEIAAAVAEGAQAYLKRQYITIGMVGVVLFVALAYLLGQWVAIGFLIGAVLSGMAGFIGMNVSVRANVRTAQAAMQSLGEGLDVAFKAGAVTGMLVAGLALLGVAVYYGVLTSMLGFSPSSRVVIDSLVALGLGASLISIFARLGGGIFTKGADVGADLVGKVEAGIPEDDPRNPATIADNVGDNVGDCAGMAADLFETYAVTLVATMVLAAIFFAGQATLGTMMLYPMAIGAACIVTSIIGTFFVKLGANQSIMGALYKGFIAAGVLSIGAIAAVNYLMFGGFSASFTTVQGVTFTSGGLFACALVGLAVTLLIVVITEYYTGTGKRPVVSIAQASVTGHGTNVIQGLAVSLESTALPTIVIIAGIIVSYGLAGLFGIAIATTAMLALAGVVVALDAFGPVTDNAGGIAEMAGLPKEVRHSTDALDAVGNTTKAITKGYAIGSAGLGALVLFAAYTSDLNFFVAEANKAGSTSFQYFKGVVVDFSLSNPYVVVGLLLGGLIPFLFAGMGMTAVGRAAGSVVEEVRRQFKEKPGIMDGTERPDYARAVDLLTKAAIKEMIVPSLLPVLAPIVTFFAINAIAGKNQAFAAVGAMLMGVIVTGIFVAISMTSGGGAWDNAKKSFEDGFVDKDGVRHMKGSEAHKASVTGDTVGDPYKDTAGPAVNPAIKITNIIALLLLAILAHS, from the coding sequence ATGTCAGCCCTGCTTATCATCATCGTCTTAAGTGCTTTATCGATCGCCTATGGCGTCTGGGCCTATGCCGACGTCATGAAGCGCGATGCCGGCAACCAGCGCATGCAGGAGATCGCGGCCGCGGTCGCCGAGGGTGCGCAGGCCTATCTGAAGCGCCAGTACATCACCATCGGCATGGTCGGTGTCGTGCTCTTCGTCGCGCTCGCCTATCTGCTGGGGCAGTGGGTCGCGATTGGCTTCCTGATCGGCGCCGTCCTGTCCGGCATGGCCGGCTTCATCGGCATGAACGTCTCGGTGCGCGCGAACGTCCGCACCGCCCAGGCCGCCATGCAGTCGCTCGGCGAGGGGCTCGACGTCGCCTTCAAGGCCGGCGCCGTCACCGGCATGCTGGTCGCCGGCCTCGCCCTGCTCGGCGTCGCCGTCTATTACGGCGTGCTGACCTCGATGCTGGGCTTCTCGCCCTCGAGCCGCGTCGTCATCGATTCGCTCGTGGCGCTCGGCCTCGGTGCCTCGCTGATCTCGATCTTCGCCCGTCTCGGCGGCGGCATCTTCACTAAAGGAGCCGATGTCGGCGCCGACCTCGTCGGCAAGGTCGAGGCCGGCATTCCCGAGGATGATCCGCGCAACCCGGCCACCATCGCCGACAATGTCGGCGACAATGTCGGCGACTGCGCCGGCATGGCGGCCGACCTGTTCGAGACCTATGCGGTGACGCTGGTCGCCACGATGGTTCTGGCCGCGATCTTCTTCGCCGGCCAGGCCACGCTCGGCACGATGATGCTCTACCCGATGGCGATCGGCGCAGCCTGCATCGTGACCTCGATCATCGGCACCTTCTTCGTCAAGCTCGGCGCCAACCAGTCGATCATGGGCGCGCTCTACAAGGGCTTCATCGCCGCCGGCGTGCTCTCGATCGGCGCGATCGCAGCCGTGAACTATCTGATGTTCGGCGGCTTCTCGGCCTCCTTCACCACCGTGCAGGGCGTCACCTTCACCTCGGGCGGGCTCTTCGCCTGCGCGCTGGTCGGTCTTGCCGTCACGCTGCTGATCGTCGTCATCACCGAGTACTACACCGGCACCGGCAAGCGCCCGGTGGTCTCGATCGCCCAGGCCTCGGTCACCGGCCACGGCACCAACGTCATCCAGGGCCTCGCGGTCTCCCTGGAATCCACCGCCCTGCCGACGATCGTGATCATCGCCGGCATCATCGTCTCCTATGGCCTCGCCGGCCTGTTCGGCATCGCGATTGCCACCACCGCCATGCTGGCGCTGGCGGGCGTCGTCGTCGCGCTCGACGCCTTCGGCCCTGTCACCGACAATGCCGGCGGCATCGCCGAGATGGCCGGCCTGCCCAAGGAGGTCCGCCACTCCACCGACGCGCTCGACGCCGTCGGCAACACCACCAAGGCGATCACCAAGGGCTATGCGATCGGCTCGGCGGGTCTGGGCGCTCTGGTGCTCTTCGCGGCCTATACCTCCGACCTCAACTTCTTTGTGGCGGAGGCCAACAAGGCGGGCTCGACCTCGTTCCAGTACTTCAAGGGCGTGGTCGTCGATTTCTCGCTGTCCAACCCCTATGTCGTCGTCGGCCTGCTGCTCGGCGGCCTGATCCCCTTCCTCTTCGCCGGCATGGGCATGACGGCGGTGGGGCGCGCGGCGGGCTCCGTCGTCGAGGAGGTCCGGCGCCAGTTCAAGGAGAAGCCGGGCATCATGGACGGCACCGAGCGGCCCGATTATGCCCGCGCCGTCGATCTCCTGACCAAGGCGGCGATCAAGGAGATGATCGTGCCCTCGCTTCTGCCTGTGCTCGCGCCGATCGTGACCTTCTTCGCGATCAACGCCATCGCCGGCAAGAACCAGGCCTTCGCGGCCGTCGGCGCCATGCTGATGGGCGTCATCGTCACCGGCATCTTCGTCGCGATCTCGATGACCTCGGGCGGCGGCGCCTGGGACAATGCCAAGAAGTCCTTCGAGGACGGCTTCGTCGACAAGGACGGGGTGCGCCACATGAAGGGCTCCGAGGCGCACAAGGCCTCCGTCACCGGCGACACTGTCGGCGACCCCTATAAGGACACGGCGGGCCCCGCCGTGAACCCGGCGATCAAGATCACCAACATCATCGCGCTGCTGCTGCTGGCGATCCTGGCTCACAGCTGA
- a CDS encoding type II toxin-antitoxin system ParD family antitoxin — protein sequence MAVSADLGTRLEQLLETLVASGRYNSKSEILREGVRLVEEREKRLQALDLMLDAGLADAQAGRMFAGDDVFGELRARYGEEAPSE from the coding sequence ATGGCCGTCAGCGCAGATCTCGGGACTCGCCTGGAACAACTCCTCGAAACGCTGGTGGCATCGGGGCGCTACAACTCGAAAAGCGAGATCTTGCGGGAGGGGGTCCGCTTGGTCGAAGAGCGTGAAAAGCGGCTTCAGGCGCTCGACCTCATGCTCGACGCCGGGCTAGCCGACGCGCAGGCCGGACGGATGTTCGCGGGAGACGATGTTTTTGGCGAACTGCGCGCCCGCTACGGCGAAGAAGCGCCGAGCGAGTGA
- a CDS encoding type II toxin-antitoxin system RelE/ParE family toxin, translated as MKLAFTAAARRDLYEVGDYIARDSRRQALRFIAALEGFCATLLAQPERYPLLMHRADREIRRAPYADYLIFYRVRNGLVEILRVVHAARDVDRIVDGL; from the coding sequence ATGAAACTTGCCTTCACGGCGGCGGCGAGGCGCGACCTCTACGAGGTTGGTGACTACATCGCTCGAGACAGCCGTCGGCAGGCCCTGCGTTTCATCGCGGCGCTGGAAGGGTTCTGCGCCACTTTGCTCGCGCAGCCTGAACGTTATCCCCTCCTGATGCACCGTGCCGATCGCGAGATCCGGCGTGCTCCTTATGCCGACTACCTGATTTTCTATCGTGTCCGGAACGGCTTGGTCGAGATTTTGAGGGTCGTCCACGCCGCGCGTGACGTCGACAGGATCGTCGATGGTCTTTGA
- a CDS encoding DMT family transporter, whose product MIPSTAAAAPRSGAGSFSDLALLLLLATLWGGSYSFIKVGVETIPPVTLIAARTLLAGAILLAVLRWRGLRLPRDGATWRLFLVQACLNSVLPFTLIAWAERSVEAGLATILSSTSPIFVVVLGLLAGTGERLSLLKLAGIASGLAGTLLIVGTEAMAGFGADLAAQLALVAASLCYGGAALFGRHFKALDPIMPAAGSLICGAALLIPLSLAVDRPWTLAPSGASIQALLALSVASTALAFVIYFRLIARLGSVATTSVAYLRVPTGVLIGMVVLGESLAPTAWAGLVLIVGGVLAMTMPARGRRNPT is encoded by the coding sequence ATGATCCCATCCACCGCCGCTGCCGCACCCCGCTCCGGGGCAGGGAGCTTCTCCGACCTTGCCCTTCTGCTCCTCCTCGCCACGCTCTGGGGCGGCTCCTACAGCTTTATCAAAGTCGGCGTGGAGACGATTCCGCCGGTGACGCTGATCGCGGCGCGCACGCTGCTGGCGGGTGCGATCCTGCTCGCGGTGCTCCGCTGGCGCGGCCTGCGCCTGCCGCGCGATGGCGCGACCTGGCGGCTCTTCCTGGTCCAGGCCTGCCTCAACAGCGTCCTGCCGTTCACGTTGATCGCCTGGGCCGAGCGCAGCGTCGAGGCGGGGCTGGCGACGATCCTGAGCTCGACCAGCCCGATCTTCGTCGTGGTTCTGGGTCTGCTCGCGGGAACGGGCGAGCGACTGTCGCTGCTCAAGCTCGCCGGCATCGCGTCGGGCCTGGCGGGGACCCTGCTGATCGTCGGCACCGAGGCAATGGCGGGCTTCGGGGCCGATCTCGCTGCCCAGCTCGCGCTCGTCGCGGCCAGCCTCTGCTATGGCGGCGCGGCGCTGTTCGGGCGTCACTTCAAGGCGCTGGACCCGATCATGCCGGCGGCCGGCTCCCTCATCTGCGGGGCAGCCCTCCTGATCCCGCTCAGCCTCGCCGTAGACCGACCCTGGACCCTGGCGCCCTCCGGCGCCTCGATCCAGGCGCTGCTCGCGCTGTCGGTCGCCTCGACCGCGCTCGCCTTCGTGATCTATTTCCGCCTGATCGCCCGGCTGGGCTCGGTCGCGACGACGTCGGTGGCCTATCTGCGGGTGCCGACCGGCGTGCTGATCGGCATGGTTGTCCTCGGCGAGAGCCTGGCACCGACGGCCTGGGCCGGCCTCGTCCTGATCGTCGGCGGCGTCCTGGCGATGACAATGCCGGCCCGCGGCCGCCGCAATCCCACCTGA
- a CDS encoding outer membrane protein assembly factor BamE, with translation MNAVSRRTALLGLLATTSLALAACGPNAGGFKLATSSGMNEEFKRGFVADDALISQIKVGMDVQQVLSILGTPSTTSTVGNRTFYYISQTVYRRFQFQELTVVDQTVLVISFNKGFKVERIANYGLQDGVIFDFISRTTATGGEEQSFLRNLFRGVTRFNPLGA, from the coding sequence ATGAACGCCGTCTCCCGCCGCACAGCCCTCCTCGGCCTCCTCGCGACGACGTCCCTGGCTCTCGCGGCCTGCGGCCCCAATGCCGGCGGCTTCAAGCTCGCGACCTCGTCGGGCATGAACGAGGAATTCAAGCGCGGCTTCGTCGCCGACGATGCGCTGATCTCCCAGATCAAGGTCGGCATGGACGTGCAGCAGGTGCTGTCCATCCTCGGGACGCCCTCGACGACGTCGACGGTCGGCAACCGGACCTTCTACTACATCAGCCAGACGGTCTATCGCCGCTTCCAGTTCCAGGAGCTGACGGTCGTCGACCAGACCGTGCTGGTGATCTCCTTCAACAAGGGCTTCAAGGTCGAACGCATCGCCAATTACGGCCTGCAGGACGGCGTGATCTTCGACTTCATCAGCCGCACCACCGCCACCGGCGGCGAGGAGCAGAGCTTCCTGCGCAACCTCTTCCGCGGCGTGACGCGCTTCAACCCGCTGGGGGCGTGA
- a CDS encoding ubiquinol-cytochrome C chaperone family protein has protein sequence MFGLFGKREKRQAPVDAVFARVVEASRQPAFYLEGGIADSFEGRFESLTLHVFLVLRRLRELPPPADEVAQDLVDANFAYLELGVRNGGVSDIAVPKRMKKIGQMFYGRVQAYEAALVSDTPAELAEALRRNATPDAPEAATALSDYALRVQRRLAGLDLEGLLNETALFPAAQEGTAR, from the coding sequence ATGTTCGGATTGTTCGGAAAGCGCGAGAAGCGTCAGGCGCCGGTCGATGCCGTCTTCGCGCGGGTGGTCGAGGCGTCGCGGCAGCCCGCTTTCTATCTCGAAGGCGGCATCGCCGACAGCTTCGAGGGCCGCTTCGAATCGCTCACGCTCCACGTCTTTCTCGTGCTGCGGCGCCTTCGCGAATTGCCGCCGCCCGCCGACGAGGTCGCGCAGGATCTGGTCGACGCGAACTTCGCCTATCTCGAACTCGGGGTGCGCAATGGCGGCGTCAGCGACATCGCCGTGCCCAAGCGGATGAAGAAGATCGGCCAGATGTTCTACGGGCGGGTGCAGGCCTATGAGGCGGCGCTGGTCTCGGACACGCCGGCCGAGCTCGCCGAGGCGCTGCGCCGCAACGCCACGCCGGACGCGCCGGAGGCCGCGACCGCGCTGTCCGATTATGCGCTGCGCGTGCAGCGGCGTCTGGCGGGGCTCGATCTCGAAGGGCTCCTGAACGAGACCGCCCTGTTTCCGGCGGCGCAGGAGGGAACGGCGCGATGA
- a CDS encoding YceD family protein — protein MTPQAASPMTRPIHVDDIKMRGTRVTVQAEPAERAGIADLLGLPALESLEARYVLARNGERVKLEGEIAAAFHQTCTITLEAFPVTLTVPMSLDFAPQEPEVPRRRGDKDEAEIDIEVRLNEADPPEPIVDGTIDLGAVTLEFLALALDPYPRKPGAVFAEPAPETPPESPFAMLARLKRGE, from the coding sequence ATGACCCCACAAGCCGCTTCGCCGATGACCCGGCCGATCCATGTCGACGACATCAAGATGCGCGGCACGCGCGTGACCGTGCAGGCCGAACCGGCCGAGCGGGCCGGCATCGCCGATCTGCTCGGGCTGCCCGCGCTCGAATCGCTGGAGGCGCGCTACGTGCTCGCCCGCAACGGCGAGCGGGTGAAGCTGGAAGGCGAGATCGCGGCGGCGTTCCACCAGACCTGCACCATCACGCTCGAGGCCTTTCCGGTGACGCTGACCGTGCCGATGAGCCTCGATTTCGCGCCGCAGGAGCCCGAGGTGCCACGGCGCAGGGGCGACAAGGACGAGGCGGAGATCGACATCGAGGTCAGGCTCAACGAGGCGGACCCGCCGGAGCCGATCGTCGACGGCACGATCGATCTCGGCGCCGTGACGCTCGAATTCCTGGCGCTCGCGCTCGATCCTTACCCGCGCAAGCCCGGAGCGGTCTTCGCCGAGCCGGCACCGGAGACGCCGCCCGAATCGCCCTTCGCCATGCTGGCGCGGCTCAAGCGCGGCGAATGA
- the plsX gene encoding phosphate acyltransferase PlsX — protein sequence MTRPVTIALDAMGGDHGPAIVIPGAALTLERRPDARFVIFGDEGQVLPLLDQHPRLKAVTTFHHTEVSVKMDDKPSQALRYGRYKSSMWRAIDATKTGEADVTVSAGNTGALMAMSKFCLKSMPEVDRPAIACLWPTVRGESVVLDVGATIGADARHLVDLAVMGAAMARVIFDLDRPTVGLLNVGVEEIKGVEAVKEAGRILRELDLPHLNYHGFVEGDDLGKGTVDVVVTEGFTGNIALKTAEGTARQISSYLKAAMSRSLMAKIGYLFARSAFAALKDKMDPRKVNGGVFLGLEGIVIKSHGGTDAVGFASATELGYEMARENLMAKVREMVAASAEQEAAARAAAAQ from the coding sequence ATGACACGACCGGTTACAATCGCGCTCGATGCGATGGGCGGAGACCATGGCCCTGCCATCGTCATCCCCGGCGCCGCGCTGACGCTGGAGCGTCGTCCCGATGCGCGCTTCGTGATCTTCGGGGACGAGGGGCAGGTGCTGCCGCTGCTCGACCAGCACCCCAGGCTCAAGGCCGTGACGACCTTCCACCACACCGAGGTGTCGGTGAAGATGGACGACAAGCCGAGCCAGGCGCTGCGCTATGGCCGCTACAAATCCTCGATGTGGCGCGCGATCGACGCCACCAAGACCGGCGAGGCCGACGTCACCGTCTCGGCCGGCAACACCGGCGCGCTGATGGCGATGTCGAAATTCTGCCTGAAGTCGATGCCCGAGGTCGACCGGCCGGCAATCGCCTGCCTGTGGCCGACGGTGCGCGGCGAGAGCGTGGTGCTCGATGTCGGCGCGACGATCGGTGCCGACGCCCGCCATCTCGTCGATCTCGCGGTGATGGGCGCGGCCATGGCGCGGGTGATCTTCGATCTCGACCGGCCGACGGTCGGCCTGCTCAATGTCGGCGTCGAGGAGATCAAGGGCGTCGAGGCGGTCAAGGAGGCCGGGCGCATCCTGCGCGAGCTTGACCTGCCGCATCTCAACTATCACGGCTTCGTCGAGGGCGACGACCTCGGCAAGGGCACGGTCGACGTCGTCGTCACCGAGGGCTTCACCGGAAACATCGCGCTGAAGACGGCGGAGGGTACCGCCCGGCAAATCAGTTCCTATCTCAAGGCGGCGATGAGCCGCTCGCTGATGGCCAAGATCGGGTATCTCTTCGCGCGCAGCGCCTTTGCGGCGCTGAAGGACAAGATGGACCCGCGCAAGGTCAATGGCGGCGTGTTCCTCGGGCTCGAGGGCATCGTCATCAAGAGCCATGGCGGCACCGACGCGGTCGGTTTCGCCAGCGCGACCGAACTCGGCTACGAGATGGCGCGCGAGAACCTGATGGCGAAGGTGCGGGAGATGGTGGCGGCCTCGGCCGAACAGGAGGCCGCGGCGCGGGCGGCCGCCGCCCAGTAA
- a CDS encoding beta-ketoacyl-ACP synthase III → MSILRSQIVGCGSYLPARIVTNAELAERVDTTDAWIVQRTGIRQRHVAAADETTSVIGLRAAQAALADAGMKPSEIDLIIVATATPDHTFPATATQIQAALGIEDGVAFDLQAVCSGFVFALTTADKFLSTGAARTALVIGAETFSRILDWEDRTTCVLFGDGAGAVVLKAAPGEGTLADRGVLATHIRSDGRYKDKLYVDGGPGSTRTVGFLRMEGKEVFRHAVQNLAETVRHTFAETGLSGADIDWFVPHQANRRIIDATADKLGIGHERVVITVDRHGNTSAASIPLALAEAHRDGRIKPGQLVLIEAMGGGFTWGSALIRW, encoded by the coding sequence TTGTCAATTCTGCGTTCCCAGATCGTGGGCTGCGGTTCCTACCTGCCCGCGCGCATTGTCACCAATGCCGAACTCGCCGAGCGGGTCGACACCACCGACGCGTGGATCGTCCAGCGCACGGGCATCCGCCAGCGCCATGTCGCGGCCGCGGACGAGACCACCTCGGTGATCGGCCTGAGGGCGGCGCAGGCCGCGCTCGCCGATGCCGGGATGAAGCCCTCCGAGATCGACCTCATCATCGTCGCGACGGCGACCCCGGACCACACCTTCCCGGCCACCGCGACGCAGATCCAGGCGGCGCTCGGCATCGAGGACGGTGTCGCCTTCGACCTGCAGGCCGTCTGCTCCGGCTTCGTCTTCGCGCTCACCACCGCCGACAAGTTCCTGAGCACGGGCGCCGCCCGCACCGCGCTCGTCATCGGCGCCGAAACCTTCTCGCGCATCCTCGACTGGGAGGACCGCACCACCTGCGTGCTCTTCGGCGACGGCGCCGGCGCGGTCGTGCTGAAGGCGGCGCCGGGCGAGGGCACCCTGGCCGATCGCGGCGTGCTGGCCACCCATATCCGCTCGGATGGCCGCTACAAGGACAAGCTCTACGTCGATGGCGGTCCGGGCTCGACCCGGACGGTCGGCTTCCTGCGCATGGAGGGCAAGGAGGTCTTCCGCCATGCGGTGCAGAACCTCGCCGAGACCGTGCGCCACACCTTCGCGGAAACCGGCCTGAGCGGCGCCGACATCGACTGGTTCGTGCCGCACCAGGCCAATCGCCGCATCATCGACGCGACGGCCGACAAGCTCGGCATCGGCCATGAGCGGGTGGTGATCACGGTCGACCGCCACGGCAACACCTCGGCCGCCTCGATCCCGCTCGCGCTGGCGGAAGCCCATCGCGACGGCCGCATCAAGCCGGGACAGCTCGTGCTGATCGAGGCCATGGGTGGCGGCTTCACCTGGGGGTCGGCCTTGATCCGTTGGTGA
- a CDS encoding integration host factor subunit alpha, translating into MAGHTVTRADLCEAVYQKIGLSRTESSKLVEAVLDEICDAVARGENVKLSSFGSFVVRDKGERIGRNPKTGVEVPIEPRRVMVFKPSNVMKARINGQLGEGDDA; encoded by the coding sequence ATGGCGGGGCACACGGTTACGCGGGCGGACCTCTGCGAGGCGGTGTATCAGAAGATCGGCCTGTCGCGGACGGAGTCCTCCAAGCTCGTCGAGGCTGTCCTCGACGAAATCTGCGACGCGGTGGCACGCGGCGAGAACGTCAAGCTGTCCTCCTTCGGGTCCTTCGTCGTGCGCGACAAGGGCGAGCGAATCGGGCGTAATCCCAAAACGGGCGTCGAGGTGCCGATCGAACCGCGGCGCGTGATGGTGTTCAAGCCGTCGAATGTGATGAAGGCCCGCATCAACGGGCAGTTGGGTGAGGGCGACGACGCGTGA